One part of the Spiroplasma turonicum genome encodes these proteins:
- the pyk gene encoding pyruvate kinase has protein sequence MKKLDDKIKRTKIITTLGPSVHSKDAIKELFDRGMNTIRLNFSHADFQEHGERIEWVKELRKEMNKPISILLDTKGPEIRIGKMKDGKQLIKAGTVVTVYTDPKDFSTRECSNEELQMSYDMSQDLKPGDSVLVDDGKLTMFVEKVEKYKVICKAFNTHVVKTNKRVNLPGIEFTLPFLAEKDYNDIKFGIEQGIDYIAASFVNSADNVNEIREILKANDALNVQIISKIESQVGCDNIDSIIEASDGIMVARGDLGLEIPYYEVPYWEKQIIRKCREKGKIVIVATQMLESMTDNPQPTRAEVTDVYYATELGADATMLSGESANGDFPFITVETMATINKRAEMEFYSKLYYEKQLENAQKTTSGKRADIANQLANTTISGKYDFAVVASRTGELLKTISKFRPNVTILGVCDNEKIWNAFGAWHSIFMNKVNDLNAFISDEKAIIDIAKSWGVKEGTKILFVRNENIKELQVK, from the coding sequence ATGAAAAAACTTGATGATAAAATCAAAAGAACGAAAATTATTACAACTTTAGGACCAAGTGTTCACTCAAAAGATGCAATTAAAGAATTATTTGACAGAGGTATGAACACAATCCGTTTGAACTTTTCACATGCTGATTTTCAAGAACATGGTGAAAGAATAGAGTGAGTAAAAGAATTAAGAAAAGAAATGAATAAACCAATCTCAATTCTTTTAGATACTAAAGGACCTGAAATTAGAATAGGTAAAATGAAAGATGGTAAGCAATTAATTAAAGCTGGTACAGTTGTAACTGTTTATACTGATCCAAAAGATTTCTCTACTAGAGAATGTTCAAATGAAGAACTTCAAATGTCTTATGATATGAGTCAAGACTTAAAACCAGGAGACTCAGTTTTAGTTGATGATGGTAAATTAACAATGTTTGTTGAAAAGGTTGAAAAATACAAAGTAATTTGTAAAGCATTTAATACACACGTTGTTAAAACAAATAAAAGAGTAAATTTACCTGGGATTGAATTTACTTTACCATTCTTAGCAGAAAAAGATTATAACGATATCAAATTTGGAATTGAACAAGGAATAGATTATATTGCTGCTAGTTTCGTAAACTCAGCAGACAATGTTAATGAAATTAGAGAAATATTAAAAGCAAACGATGCTTTAAATGTTCAAATAATTTCTAAAATAGAATCACAAGTTGGTTGTGATAATATTGATTCAATAATTGAAGCTTCTGATGGAATAATGGTAGCTAGAGGTGATTTAGGTCTAGAAATTCCATATTATGAAGTTCCATACTGAGAAAAACAAATTATTAGAAAATGTCGTGAAAAAGGTAAAATAGTTATTGTTGCAACTCAAATGTTAGAATCAATGACAGACAACCCTCAACCAACAAGAGCAGAAGTAACAGACGTTTATTATGCAACTGAACTTGGAGCAGATGCAACTATGTTAAGTGGTGAATCTGCAAACGGAGACTTTCCATTTATAACTGTTGAAACTATGGCAACTATTAACAAAAGAGCCGAAATGGAATTTTATTCAAAATTATATTATGAAAAACAATTAGAAAATGCACAAAAAACAACTAGTGGTAAAAGAGCAGACATAGCAAATCAATTAGCAAATACAACTATTTCAGGTAAATATGATTTTGCAGTTGTTGCTTCAAGAACTGGTGAACTACTTAAAACAATTTCAAAATTCAGACCAAATGTTACAATACTTGGAGTATGTGACAATGAAAAAATATGAAATGCATTTGGTGCATGACACTCAATCTTTATGAATAAAGTAAATGATTTAAATGCCTTTATTAGTGATGAAAAAGCAATTATTGATATTGCAAAATCATGGGGAGTTAAAGAAGGCACAAAAATTCTGTTTGTAAGAAATGAAAATATTAAAGAATTACAAGTTAAGTAA
- the pyk gene encoding pyruvate kinase yields MNTIEFYEPNKIEKKIKRTKIITTIGPSTNGKDEIRKLYESGMNVVRLNFSHGKYEEHEQKIKACLELREELGKPISILLDTKGPEIRVGKMIDGSQEIKAGSDVRIYTSSKEYQERECKGTEMTVSYDMSLDLKPGDTVLVDDGKLTLNVLNVESGIVLCRAFNTHVVKTNKRINLPGVDFSLPFLSEKDIADIKFGIDKGIDYIAASFVNSADNVNQIREILKEKKATHIQIISKIESKIGIFNIDSIVEASDGIMIARGDLGLEIPYYEVPYWEKQIIRKCRKAGKIAIVATQMLESMTDNPQPTRAEVTDVYYATELGADATMLSGESATGIYPFITTQTMATINKRAELSYYGKIYYDRALEIARSTSSGKRAEIADELANITRNGKYEFAVILSRTGELLKTISKFRPNVTILGVCQEENLWNAFGAWHSIFMNKVDDIDKCWTNQEEINEIARFWGVKKGEEFLVVRSEEIKVCKL; encoded by the coding sequence ATGAATACTATAGAATTTTATGAACCAAATAAAATTGAGAAAAAAATCAAAAGGACAAAAATAATTACAACTATTGGACCAAGTACTAATGGTAAAGATGAAATAAGAAAATTATATGAATCAGGAATGAATGTTGTAAGATTGAATTTTTCTCATGGTAAATATGAAGAACATGAACAAAAAATTAAAGCATGTTTAGAGCTAAGAGAAGAATTAGGTAAACCAATTTCAATCCTTTTAGATACTAAAGGGCCTGAAATAAGAGTTGGTAAAATGATTGATGGTTCTCAAGAGATAAAAGCAGGTAGTGATGTTAGAATTTATACATCTTCAAAAGAATATCAAGAAAGAGAATGTAAAGGTACTGAAATGACAGTTTCTTATGACATGAGTCTTGATTTAAAACCAGGGGACACTGTTTTAGTTGATGATGGTAAATTAACTTTAAATGTTTTAAACGTGGAAAGTGGTATTGTATTGTGTAGAGCATTTAATACACACGTTGTTAAAACAAATAAAAGAATTAACTTACCTGGTGTTGATTTTTCATTACCTTTTTTAAGCGAAAAAGATATTGCTGATATAAAGTTTGGTATTGATAAAGGTATAGATTATATTGCTGCAAGTTTCGTAAACTCAGCAGATAATGTAAACCAAATAAGAGAAATTCTTAAAGAAAAAAAAGCAACTCACATACAAATTATTTCAAAAATAGAATCAAAAATAGGTATTTTTAATATTGATTCAATTGTTGAAGCATCTGACGGTATTATGATTGCTAGAGGTGACTTAGGTCTTGAAATCCCATATTATGAAGTTCCATATTGAGAAAAACAAATTATTAGAAAATGTAGAAAAGCTGGAAAAATTGCAATTGTTGCAACTCAAATGTTAGAATCAATGACAGACAACCCTCAACCAACAAGAGCAGAAGTAACTGACGTTTATTATGCAACTGAACTTGGAGCAGACGCAACTATGTTAAGTGGTGAATCTGCAACAGGTATTTATCCATTTATAACAACTCAAACTATGGCTACAATTAATAAAAGAGCAGAGTTAAGTTATTATGGAAAAATATATTATGATAGAGCACTTGAAATTGCAAGATCAACATCAAGTGGTAAAAGAGCAGAAATAGCAGACGAACTTGCAAATATAACAAGAAATGGTAAATATGAATTCGCAGTAATATTGTCAAGAACTGGTGAATTGTTAAAAACAATATCAAAATTTAGACCAAATGTTACAATACTTGGAGTTTGTCAAGAAGAAAACTTATGAAATGCATTTGGTGCATGACACTCAATATTTATGAATAAAGTTGATGATATTGATAAATGTTGAACTAATCAAGAAGAAATTAATGAAATTGCAAGATTCTGAGGAGTTAAAAAAGGCGAAGAGTTTTTAGTTGTTAGATCTGAAGAAATAAAAGTATGTAAATTATAA
- a CDS encoding PTS transporter subunit EIIC encodes MAEAKVSIAKSEKKVKVNKTNSSGPNAWSKFLTLLQELGKTLQFPIAVLPFAAILNRFGALGMELADEHSWGWWISLIIQKPGSIPFDNLPLLFAIGCAFGLAKDHRGEVALVAVIFYLAIAALTAEGTLPEMIYSGVNRFGVTSKDATGAETTTWFSSLFYVPTYGADESTKDTIVGAQYVLNIGVLGGIVAGCLSAYFYNRLKDIKLPTALSFFGGRRFVPMVAIAASIPVGLLFAIVWPWIQFVLMKFGNAVANPTNPAVAIPGTMVYGILNRLLLPFGLHQILNTFFWFQMPLTGDIVSPSTGNVTATGAIVNGDINAFAKGLSTSGLFQSGFFPIMMGGLPLAAIAMIMAARKEKRKEVAGFLGGVAGVSFLSGITEPIEFSFVFIAPVLLGIHAILTGIFVGITTAMSIQVGFGFSAGFIDYAISFAQSWGLAKYHDNLWLSNPLWILVLSAAAGAVYFFVFLFVIKFMKLQTPGRELLDENAINNSTKQDNTKSKVSGDKYAQKASIILDAIGSDNFVSIDNCATRLRLILKDNSKIDDAKIKSSGAFGLKRLGSEGLQIVIGPDVEHVANALKNQLSLVKK; translated from the coding sequence ATGGCTGAAGCAAAAGTTAGTATCGCAAAAAGCGAAAAAAAAGTTAAAGTAAATAAAACTAACTCTAGTGGTCCAAATGCATGGAGTAAATTTCTTACACTTCTTCAAGAACTAGGTAAGACATTACAATTTCCAATAGCTGTTTTACCATTTGCAGCAATTCTTAATCGTTTTGGTGCTCTTGGTATGGAGTTAGCAGATGAACACAGCTGAGGTTGATGAATTTCACTTATAATTCAAAAACCCGGTTCTATACCGTTTGATAATTTACCATTATTATTCGCTATAGGTTGTGCATTCGGATTAGCAAAAGATCATCGTGGAGAAGTTGCCTTAGTTGCTGTAATATTTTATTTAGCAATAGCTGCATTGACAGCAGAAGGTACTTTACCAGAAATGATTTATAGTGGCGTGAACAGATTTGGTGTTACATCAAAAGATGCAACTGGAGCAGAAACAACAACTTGATTTTCAAGTTTATTCTATGTTCCTACTTATGGTGCAGATGAAAGCACTAAGGACACAATAGTTGGCGCTCAATATGTTTTAAATATAGGAGTTTTAGGAGGAATAGTAGCTGGTTGTCTATCTGCTTATTTTTATAACAGATTAAAAGATATTAAATTACCAACTGCCTTGTCATTCTTTGGAGGTAGAAGGTTTGTACCTATGGTTGCAATTGCAGCTTCAATTCCAGTTGGTCTACTATTTGCTATTGTTTGACCTTGAATACAATTTGTTTTAATGAAGTTTGGTAATGCTGTTGCAAACCCTACAAACCCTGCTGTTGCAATACCAGGTACTATGGTTTATGGTATTTTAAATAGATTGTTATTACCATTTGGATTACACCAAATATTAAATACATTCTTTTGATTCCAAATGCCTCTTACAGGTGATATAGTAAGCCCTTCAACAGGAAACGTTACTGCAACTGGAGCAATTGTTAATGGTGATATAAATGCATTTGCAAAAGGATTATCAACATCTGGATTATTCCAATCTGGATTCTTCCCTATAATGATGGGAGGTCTTCCATTGGCTGCTATAGCAATGATAATGGCAGCGCGTAAAGAAAAACGTAAAGAAGTAGCTGGATTCCTTGGTGGTGTTGCGGGAGTATCATTCTTGTCAGGAATAACTGAACCAATAGAATTCTCATTTGTGTTTATTGCACCTGTTTTATTAGGTATACATGCAATTCTTACAGGTATTTTTGTCGGAATAACAACTGCAATGAGTATTCAAGTAGGATTTGGATTTAGTGCTGGATTTATTGATTATGCAATATCATTTGCTCAATCATGAGGTTTAGCTAAATATCATGATAATTTATGATTATCAAACCCATTATGAATATTAGTTTTATCAGCGGCAGCTGGAGCGGTTTATTTCTTTGTATTCTTATTTGTAATTAAGTTTATGAAGTTACAAACCCCAGGACGCGAATTATTAGATGAAAATGCAATTAATAATTCAACAAAACAAGATAATACAAAATCTAAAGTTTCTGGAGATAAATATGCTCAAAAAGCAAGTATTATTTTAGATGCTATAGGATCAGATAATTTTGTTTCAATCGACAATTGTGCAACAAGATTAAGATTAATACTTAAAGATAACTCAAAAATTGATGATGCAAAAATTAAATCTTCCGGAGCATTTGGTCTAAAAAGATTAGGTTCTGAGGGTCTACAAATAGTAATAGGTCCTGATGTGGAACATGTTGCTAATGCACTTAAAAATCAATTAAGTCTAGTAAAAAAATAA
- the pfkA gene encoding 6-phosphofructokinase translates to MIKKIGVLTSGGDAPGMNAAISSVVKAAISKSITPFVIRDGYKGLYNDWIEEVDTVFANDIISRGGTIIGSARFPEFKEEEIRKVAVDNLKKRGIEALVVIGGDGSYQGAEKLTKMGINCIGIPGTIDNDIVSSDYTVGFDTALNTVIRSIDSIRDTMQSHNRCSVVEIMGNGCGDLTLYAAIATGAEVFSTKESFLTEEEVVNQVKELANKKKRSVIVAIAEKIYPDAHELAKKIESASGYVTRATVLGHVQRGGSPTGMDRYLAVNAGIFAVDQLVAGKGGLYIGMSENKLIARDIESTLNMPRKDKSEEYQKIREINKAI, encoded by the coding sequence ATGATAAAAAAAATTGGTGTTTTAACATCTGGGGGTGATGCTCCTGGTATGAATGCAGCGATATCTTCAGTTGTAAAAGCAGCGATATCTAAATCAATAACTCCTTTTGTAATCAGAGATGGTTATAAAGGACTTTATAATGACTGAATTGAAGAAGTGGATACAGTTTTTGCAAATGATATTATTTCAAGAGGTGGAACTATTATAGGTTCTGCTAGATTTCCTGAATTTAAAGAAGAAGAAATTAGAAAAGTTGCAGTTGATAATTTAAAAAAAAGAGGGATCGAAGCATTAGTTGTAATTGGTGGTGATGGAAGTTATCAAGGAGCTGAAAAACTAACAAAAATGGGTATTAATTGTATAGGTATACCTGGAACAATTGATAATGATATTGTTTCATCTGATTATACTGTTGGATTTGATACTGCATTAAATACTGTAATAAGATCAATTGATTCAATTAGAGACACAATGCAATCTCACAATAGATGTAGTGTTGTAGAAATAATGGGAAATGGCTGTGGTGATTTAACTTTATATGCTGCAATAGCAACTGGAGCAGAAGTATTTTCAACAAAAGAAAGTTTTTTAACTGAAGAAGAGGTTGTTAACCAAGTTAAAGAACTTGCTAACAAGAAAAAAAGAAGTGTTATTGTGGCAATAGCAGAGAAAATATACCCAGATGCACATGAACTTGCTAAAAAAATTGAATCAGCATCTGGTTATGTAACTAGAGCTACAGTTTTGGGTCATGTTCAAAGAGGTGGTTCACCAACCGGGATGGATAGATATTTAGCTGTAAATGCTGGTATATTTGCAGTTGATCAATTAGTTGCAGGTAAAGGTGGATTATATATTGGAATGAGTGAAAATAAACTTATTGCAAGAGATATTGAGTCAACATTAAATATGCCAAGAAAAGATAAATCAGAAGAATATCAAAAAATAAGAGAAATAAATAAAGCTATATAG
- a CDS encoding ABC transporter ATP-binding protein: protein MRKKFVSDKAFSKKKFLASVRLMGEGIKAYPLIFFCALFFIIVDSIVFTSIAIIVNKLITTLQTNQPIRFLFWDFNYIDWSIIGGCWYLFYIVLEFLTNIFASLFARKMEIYLRLKALKHLVEFDMNYYSKNQIGLTMSRVINDSSNAADAFNEFLINLIYSITSLITMTTLLFTIDVTVASIILVYFIVMIVVIWILFIYYRRSIIIAFDLRQKIDADITDRLISIRVIKSSGTENYEVDRAKELHKKYWVKAKTSVVYQTILNVFVGLFSWFMPIISILLVVWIHNDMESSKLSILIVSFSTACYNMLYGLLILPTAMRGLTRLSNCVMRLNYIYNAKSLIEFKVDGEVIEKVNKIEFKNVKFWYPDDSKKIILPNFDFVFEKGKRYALVGQSGVGKSTIARLLLRYYDVPSGEILIDGINIKDLKKADYLSRVGYVEQDPQILYGTIMDNLLYANFTKTKLEAIEASKKAKLHSFVLTLPDGYNTILGERGFIFSGGQKQRLVIARMILKNPEILILDEATSALDNIVEKEIKKELDNLMVGRTTIAIAHRLSTIKEFDQILVLDEEGISEVGTFNELKSKNGRFKKLYELSQIK from the coding sequence ATGAGAAAAAAATTTGTAAGTGATAAAGCATTTAGTAAAAAAAAGTTTTTAGCTTCTGTTAGATTAATGGGTGAAGGTATAAAAGCCTACCCTTTGATATTTTTTTGTGCATTATTTTTCATAATAGTTGATTCTATAGTATTTACATCAATTGCAATAATTGTTAATAAATTAATAACAACATTACAAACCAATCAGCCAATAAGATTTTTATTTTGAGATTTTAATTATATAGATTGATCAATAATTGGTGGTTGTTGATATTTATTTTATATAGTTTTAGAATTCTTAACCAACATTTTTGCAAGTTTATTTGCAAGAAAAATGGAAATTTATTTAAGATTAAAAGCATTAAAACATCTAGTAGAATTTGATATGAATTATTATTCTAAAAATCAGATTGGTTTAACTATGTCAAGAGTAATTAATGACAGTAGTAATGCAGCTGATGCATTTAATGAGTTTTTAATCAACTTAATTTATTCTATTACAAGTTTAATAACAATGACAACACTGTTATTTACAATTGATGTGACAGTTGCTTCTATTATTCTCGTTTATTTTATAGTTATGATAGTTGTTATATGAATATTATTCATATACTATAGACGTTCAATTATTATTGCATTTGATTTAAGACAAAAAATCGATGCAGATATAACTGATAGATTAATAAGTATAAGAGTAATTAAATCAAGCGGAACAGAAAATTATGAAGTAGATAGAGCAAAAGAGCTTCATAAAAAATACTGAGTTAAAGCAAAAACCTCAGTAGTTTATCAAACAATATTAAATGTTTTTGTTGGATTGTTTTCATGATTCATGCCTATAATCTCAATATTACTAGTTGTATGAATTCATAATGATATGGAATCTTCTAAATTATCTATATTAATAGTGTCATTTTCAACAGCTTGTTATAATATGCTTTATGGTTTGCTAATTTTACCCACTGCAATGCGTGGATTAACAAGATTATCAAATTGCGTAATGAGATTAAATTATATATATAATGCAAAAAGCTTAATAGAATTTAAGGTTGATGGAGAAGTAATTGAAAAAGTTAATAAAATCGAATTTAAAAATGTTAAATTTTGATATCCAGATGATTCAAAAAAAATTATTTTACCAAATTTTGATTTTGTGTTTGAAAAAGGAAAAAGGTATGCTTTAGTTGGTCAAAGTGGAGTTGGTAAGTCTACTATTGCAAGATTATTATTAAGATATTATGATGTACCTTCAGGAGAAATTTTAATTGATGGAATAAATATTAAAGATCTTAAAAAAGCAGATTATTTATCTAGGGTTGGTTATGTGGAACAAGACCCTCAGATCCTTTATGGAACAATTATGGATAATTTATTATATGCAAACTTTACAAAAACAAAATTAGAAGCAATAGAAGCTTCTAAAAAAGCAAAACTACACTCATTTGTATTAACATTGCCAGATGGATATAATACAATTCTTGGTGAACGTGGTTTTATCTTTAGTGGGGGCCAAAAACAAAGATTAGTTATAGCAAGAATGATACTAAAAAATCCAGAAATCTTAATTCTTGATGAAGCTACAAGTGCACTTGATAATATTGTAGAAAAAGAAATTAAAAAAGAACTTGATAATTTAATGGTTGGTAGAACAACTATTGCGATAGCTCATAGATTAAGTACTATCAAAGAGTTTGATCAAATATTAGTTCTTGATGAAGAAGGAATTTCAGAAGTTGGTACATTTAATGAGTTAAAATCTAAAAATGGCAGATTTAAAAAATTATATGAATTATCACAAATTAAATAA
- a CDS encoding formate/nitrite transporter family protein — MSNKLEKIELEIDELKKHDYSILEGDHSFMLCGTLGGFKASIKKIQYTMIKQILLGLMSGVIIGFGYVACLTTMKGLPPNLEALVLGAIFPGCIILITFLGGALFTSHSLATIPMMKGCLSFNEYIKAIVSVLLGNFLGTFLFSLLYVAAGAFHNTETGSVAEKIYTTGIHKLYGVGDNIMGDIMITTCLVTIVYSFFSGILCNLAVSATLPLTSATKSPTSAILLLIFPILYFAIGGFQHGPANSFFLWMMLLECIFKQKWADNSVLKPEFFHILLFVLLSTLPTLLGNWVGGSFLMAGILHSINKKYTSMLFMKMRLERLEKTLLISRINVNKIESIKKREKTIVKK; from the coding sequence ATGTCAAACAAGTTAGAAAAAATTGAATTAGAAATTGATGAATTAAAAAAACATGATTACTCAATACTTGAAGGTGATCATTCATTTATGCTTTGTGGAACACTTGGTGGTTTCAAAGCATCTATTAAAAAAATACAATATACAATGATAAAACAAATACTACTTGGTTTAATGAGTGGTGTTATCATAGGTTTTGGATATGTTGCATGTTTAACAACTATGAAAGGTTTACCCCCAAATTTAGAAGCATTAGTACTTGGTGCAATTTTCCCTGGGTGTATTATATTGATTACATTCTTAGGTGGAGCACTTTTCACAAGTCACTCATTAGCGACCATTCCAATGATGAAAGGTTGCCTATCATTTAATGAATATATAAAGGCTATAGTGTCAGTATTATTAGGAAATTTTTTAGGTACTTTTCTATTCTCTTTATTATATGTTGCAGCTGGAGCATTTCATAATACTGAAACTGGGAGTGTAGCAGAAAAAATATATACAACTGGTATTCATAAACTATATGGTGTTGGTGATAACATAATGGGTGATATTATGATAACTACCTGTTTAGTGACAATAGTTTATAGTTTTTTCTCAGGAATATTATGTAATTTAGCAGTATCTGCAACTTTACCATTGACTAGTGCAACAAAAAGTCCTACCTCTGCAATTTTGTTATTAATATTTCCGATACTTTACTTTGCAATTGGTGGTTTCCAACATGGACCTGCAAACTCATTCTTTTTATGAATGATGTTATTAGAGTGTATTTTTAAACAAAAATGAGCAGATAATAGTGTATTAAAACCAGAATTTTTCCATATTTTATTATTTGTTTTATTAAGTACTTTACCAACTCTTTTAGGAAACTGAGTTGGTGGAAGTTTCTTAATGGCAGGAATTTTACATTCAATAAATAAAAAATACACAAGTATGTTATTTATGAAAATGCGTTTGGAAAGACTTGAAAAAACACTTCTTATAAGTAGAATTAATGTAAACAAAATTGAATCAATTAAAAAAAGAGAAAAAACAATTGTGAAAAAATAG